In Bacteroidales bacterium, the DNA window AGAATGATTTCGGTACGACGGTTTTTTTGCCGGGCCTCTTTGGTTTTGGCCGGATCGACGGGCATAAATTCTCCTCTGCCGCTGGCAGTGAGGCGACGGGGATCAATTTTTGTACCATCCAGTAATATTCGCACAATAGCTGTAGCCCGCTTTACGCTGAGGTCCCAGTTATCGCGTATGGAGGCAGAGGGTATGACCGGAACATCATCTGTATGGCCTTCGATGGTTATATTGATATCGGGATTTTGCTCCAGTACCTTTGCCAGTCTTTTCAGCGCTGCTATACCGCGGGGGTCAACCTCTGTACTGCCGCTTTGAAACAACAGTTTTTCCTCGAGCGAGACATATACTTTCCCGTTGCGGATATTAACTGAAAGGCCTTCTTTTTCAAATCCGAGAAGGGCATCGCTGACCTTGTTTTTCAACGCCTTGACGGTTGAATCTTTACGGTAAAGAATGGTCTCGAGTTCTTTCATCCGGGCGTTTCTCTGATCGAGTTCCACGGCCATGCGGTCAAGAATCATTTTCTTTTCCTGAAGATCGCGTTCGAGCGTTTTCAGCCTGTTTTCCCTGTCAGTCAGTTCTTCCTGCGAAGCCTGCAGCTTTTTCAGCAGACGGGCTGTTTCCCGTTCATTTCCTTTCAGAAGTTCTTCCTGTGCTGCCTGCAGTTCGTTATAGGCACGGTCCAGCTGGTTGTAGTTTTTTCTTAGCATTTCAAGCTGCTGCATCAGATCGGCGCTGTCAGATGCCAGAGACCTGATTTTTTCTTCCATCTGCTGAACTTTAAACTTCAGTTCACGGGCCTGTACTGATAATTGCTCGTTTTCCTGCTTGAGTTGTTCCGTTTCGGTCGTACATTTTTTTTCCAGATCGTTAAATTTTTTCATGGTCACGCACGATCCGAGAGAAAATAATGCAATAATCAGTAATACAATATGCTGTCTTTTCATTGGCGGTATTTTTACGGCAAATATACTGCAAAAGATGCAATGCATTACGAAGCAGGGTCTGAGCGAATGCAGGGAGATGCCAGATGACCCCAGAACGTTGAACATGTTCATAGAAATATCTACCTTTGTGCACATTTATTCTGTATGGCTCATTATCCTTTACTGGAGAGAATTTTTTACCCGGATGATCTGAAAAAACTTACTCCTGAAGAATTAATTCAGGTATGTCATGAGTTGCGTGAATTCATCATCGATATTGTCTGTGAGAATCCGGGCCATCTGGGAGCCAACCTGGGGACGGTAGAACTTACGGTTGCCCTGCACTATGTTTTTGATGTTCCTCACGACAAAATTATCTGGGATGTTGGTCATCAGGCATACGGGCATAAGATTCTCACCGGACGAAGGGAAGTTTTCCATACCAACCGCAAGTATGGGGGTATCAGTGGGTTTCCCAGGCGGGATGAAAGTCCGTATGATGTTTTTGGTACCGGGCACTCATCAACTTCCATATCGGCCGCTTTAGGGATTGCCATGGGGCTCAGGTACAACAGCCGGGACGAAGCCAATGTCATTGCAGTAATAGGAGATGGAAGTCTTACAGGAGGCATGGCCTTTGAAGGATTGAACAATGCAGGCACTCTGCATCCCAACATGCTGGTCATTCTCAACGACAACAACATGTCCATTGATCCCAACGTGGGTGCCCTGAAAGACTATCTGCTTGATATTACGACATCGAAAACATACAACAGGTTCCGGGATGAGGTGTGGGACATGCTGGGAAAACTGGGTCGCATGGCTCCGTTTGCCCGACAGTATGTTCAGAAGATTGAAGCATCACTGAAGGCCCTTTTTCTCAAACAGAGCAATCTTTTTGAAGCATTGAATTTTCGTTATTTCGGTCCTGTTGACGGGCATGATGTTGTTCATCTTACTGAAGTTCTGCAGGACCTGAAAACTATTAAAGGGCCTAAACTTCTGCATGTACTTACAAAGAAAGGAAAGGGATTTCCCAGGGCAGAAGAGAACCAAACGGCTTTTCATTCACCCGGCCGTTTTGACAGGAAGACAGGTGAATTTCTTTCTGCGAAAGGTACCGAAGCGGAACCTCCCCGGTATCAGGATGTATTCGGGCTTACTCTTCTTGAGCTGATGGAACAAAACAGCAAAGTGATCGGGATAACGCCTGCTATGCCAACAGGCTGTTCCATGAATATTGCCATGGAACAATTCCCTGACCGTGTATATGATGTGGGCATAGCCGAGCAGCATGCTGTAACCTTTTCTGCCGGTTTAGCCACACAGGGGCTTATCCCCTTCTGCAACATCTATTCAACTTTTATGCAGAGAGCCTATGATCAGGTGATTCATGATGTTGCCATTCAGAATCTTCCCGTTGTTTTATGCCTTGACCGGGCCGGGCTCGTAGGAGACGATGGTGCCACCCACCACGGTGCCTTTGATCTGGCTTATTTGCGATGCATTCCCAATGTGATTGTTGCGGCTCCGATGGATGAAATTGAATTGCGGAACCTGATGTATACGGCACAGCTTCAACCCCAGGGTCCATTTGCTATACGCTACCCGAGAGGGAAAGGAGTTCACGCCCACTGGCGGGGAGCCTTTCAGGAAATACCAATAGGGAAGGGACGGATTATTGAAGAAGCAGAAGGACTGGCAGTGCTCTCCCTCGGGCATCCGGGGAATTTTGTGCGGGAGGCCGCCCGGAAGCTGTCGGAAGAAGGGATTCATTTTTCCCATTATGATCTCCGTTTCCTTAAGCCGCTTGACAAGGAACTTTTGCGGCATATTTTTCAACGGCATAAACGGATAATTACTGTTGAAGACGGTGTCCTTGCGGGAGGTTTCGGAAGTGCTGTACTTGAATTTATGGCCGATGAAGGAATAACAGCGCAGGTAATACGTCTGGGAATCCCTGACCGTTTTATTGAGCATGGCACTCAGCCTGAATTATGGAAGGAATGCGGGTACGATGCCGATAGTATTGCTGCTGTTATTAAAAAGATGCTCATAGGAAAAATCCTGCAGAAAGTAAGCTGACTCTTTTTAAAAAAATTGTATTTTCGCACACCCTGAGTTCTTTGTAAAA includes these proteins:
- a CDS encoding OmpA family protein; the protein is MKRQHIVLLIIALFSLGSCVTMKKFNDLEKKCTTETEQLKQENEQLSVQARELKFKVQQMEEKIRSLASDSADLMQQLEMLRKNYNQLDRAYNELQAAQEELLKGNERETARLLKKLQASQEELTDRENRLKTLERDLQEKKMILDRMAVELDQRNARMKELETILYRKDSTVKALKNKVSDALLGFEKEGLSVNIRNGKVYVSLEEKLLFQSGSTEVDPRGIAALKRLAKVLEQNPDINITIEGHTDDVPVIPSASIRDNWDLSVKRATAIVRILLDGTKIDPRRLTASGRGEFMPVDPAKTKEARQKNRRTEIIL
- a CDS encoding 1-deoxy-D-xylulose-5-phosphate synthase, with product MAHYPLLERIFYPDDLKKLTPEELIQVCHELREFIIDIVCENPGHLGANLGTVELTVALHYVFDVPHDKIIWDVGHQAYGHKILTGRREVFHTNRKYGGISGFPRRDESPYDVFGTGHSSTSISAALGIAMGLRYNSRDEANVIAVIGDGSLTGGMAFEGLNNAGTLHPNMLVILNDNNMSIDPNVGALKDYLLDITTSKTYNRFRDEVWDMLGKLGRMAPFARQYVQKIEASLKALFLKQSNLFEALNFRYFGPVDGHDVVHLTEVLQDLKTIKGPKLLHVLTKKGKGFPRAEENQTAFHSPGRFDRKTGEFLSAKGTEAEPPRYQDVFGLTLLELMEQNSKVIGITPAMPTGCSMNIAMEQFPDRVYDVGIAEQHAVTFSAGLATQGLIPFCNIYSTFMQRAYDQVIHDVAIQNLPVVLCLDRAGLVGDDGATHHGAFDLAYLRCIPNVIVAAPMDEIELRNLMYTAQLQPQGPFAIRYPRGKGVHAHWRGAFQEIPIGKGRIIEEAEGLAVLSLGHPGNFVREAARKLSEEGIHFSHYDLRFLKPLDKELLRHIFQRHKRIITVEDGVLAGGFGSAVLEFMADEGITAQVIRLGIPDRFIEHGTQPELWKECGYDADSIAAVIKKMLIGKILQKVS